GCCCGGGCTATCTCCTCCCTCTTCAGCTTCACCCTTATCATCTCGGAGGGCTTCACGAATGGGAGTCTTATCTCCTTTCCAATCTCCGGGAAGCGGAGCCTGACGTTCTCCTCCGGCTCCCCAACCCTCGCATAGATTGTGACGTCCTTGGTGTCGGCTAAGTAGTGCGGCACGGCGAGCCTGATGTTCCTCCCCTTCACGAGCTTTCTCCATTTGAGAGCCGGCAGGCCGCCGTTTTTGACGAACTCGTACGCTCCCATGGCGGCCTCCTCGCCCTGCTCGACGACGTAGTCAACGAGGTCGTTGATGACTAGGGCGTTTCCGGCCACAAATATCCCTGGAACGCTGGTTTCGAGGTAGCTGTTGACGACCGGTCCTCTGGTGACGGGGTCTATCTCCACCCCTGCCTTCTCTATGACTTTGAGGTACGGGACAAGACCGGCCGCCAGAACGACGGTGTCGCACTCTATGCTCTCCTCTGTTCCCGGAATGGGCCTAAGCTTCTCGTCCACCTTCGTCACGATGACCCTCTCTACCCTCCTCTTCCCTTCAACCCTCGTTACTGCATGGCTCAGGTAGAGGGGGATTCCGAAGTCCTCAAGGCACTGGACGACGTTTCTTGTTAGTCCGCCTGGATAGGGCATCAGCTCTATGACGGCCTTTACCTTTGCCCCCTCAAGGGTGAACCTTCTCGCCATTATGAGTCCGACGTCGCCCGAACCCACTATCACTATCTCCTTTCCGGGCATCACCCCGTAGATGTCCATCATGGTCTGGGCTTCCCCGGCGGTGTAAATCCCTGCAACCCTGTGGCCGGTTATTCCTATCTCGAACATGTGCCTCTCCCTTGCTCCGGCGGCGTAGATAACCGTCTTTGCCGCCACCTCAAAGAGCCCCTCCTCCGTCACAATCCTGAGAATCTTGTGCCTGTAGGAGTACGGCGCCACCTCAAGGACGTGGGCGTTCGTGTAGTATTCGAT
This window of the Thermococcus thermotolerans genome carries:
- a CDS encoding NAD(P)/FAD-dependent oxidoreductase — its product is MRSEYDVVVIGGGPAGLAAAIKAKELGLNVLLIESREFLGGIPMQCVHPGFGIHYFKEDLTGTEFIHRIIERFRELDIEYYTNAHVLEVAPYSYRHKILRIVTEEGLFEVAAKTVIYAAGARERHMFEIGITGHRVAGIYTAGEAQTMMDIYGVMPGKEIVIVGSGDVGLIMARRFTLEGAKVKAVIELMPYPGGLTRNVVQCLEDFGIPLYLSHAVTRVEGKRRVERVIVTKVDEKLRPIPGTEESIECDTVVLAAGLVPYLKVIEKAGVEIDPVTRGPVVNSYLETSVPGIFVAGNALVINDLVDYVVEQGEEAAMGAYEFVKNGGLPALKWRKLVKGRNIRLAVPHYLADTKDVTIYARVGEPEENVRLRFPEIGKEIRLPFVKPSEMIRVKLKREEIARAKDRITMEVVRDE